The Sphingobacterium bambusae genome includes a window with the following:
- a CDS encoding bifunctional nuclease family protein encodes MKKIKLDIVGLSYSQTQSGAYALVLGEIGGNRRLPIIIGGFEAQAIAVEIEKMQPSRPLTHDLFKTFADNFQIKIQEILIYNLIDGIFFAKLICSNGEKSIELDSRTSDAVALAVRFGSPIYTYDFIMDAAGIVIESNDFAFLENIENLPPKENTLQKEEASAEQDKGHASPYANLNDEQLEATLNKAIEAEQYETAAKIRDEIERRKS; translated from the coding sequence ATGAAGAAAATCAAATTAGATATAGTTGGGTTATCCTACAGTCAGACACAATCCGGAGCATATGCGTTGGTTCTTGGAGAAATTGGCGGCAATCGCCGTTTACCGATAATCATTGGAGGCTTCGAGGCACAGGCCATCGCTGTTGAAATTGAGAAAATGCAGCCCTCCCGTCCTTTAACGCATGACCTTTTCAAAACATTCGCCGACAACTTCCAAATAAAAATCCAGGAAATATTAATCTACAATCTTATCGACGGCATTTTTTTCGCTAAACTTATTTGTTCCAATGGCGAGAAATCTATCGAACTGGACTCCCGCACGTCTGATGCTGTTGCGCTGGCTGTCCGATTTGGATCTCCAATCTATACCTACGACTTCATTATGGATGCTGCAGGCATCGTGATCGAGAGCAACGATTTTGCTTTTTTAGAGAATATAGAAAATCTACCGCCGAAGGAGAATACGCTACAAAAAGAAGAAGCTAGCGCTGAGCAAGACAAAGGCCATGCCTCTCCTTACGCCAACCTGAACGATGAGCAGCTAGAAGCAACATTGAACAAAGCTATCGAAGCCGAGCAATATGAAACTGCGGCCAAAATACGCGATGAGATTGAACGAAGAAAATCATAA
- the mtaB gene encoding tRNA (N(6)-L-threonylcarbamoyladenosine(37)-C(2))-methylthiotransferase MtaB: MSKKVAFYTLGCKLNFSETSSIGRIFKDAGYETTAFNSPADVYVINTCSVTDHADKKCRKVVKEALKHSPNAYVTIVGCYAQLKPKEIAEIPGVDMVLGAAEKFNIIEHINDLTKTEKAVIHNAPIDETKQFVSAFSIGDRTRTFLKVQDGCDYSCTFCTIPLARGASRSGKIEDIVRQAEEIAASGVKEIVLTGVNIGDFGIREGKRQDKFLDLVKALDNVEGIDRIRISSIEPNLLANEIIEFVAQSKRFVPHFHMPLQSGNNKVLGMMRRRYKRELYTERVAKIKSLMPDCCIGVDVIVGFPGETREDFIDTYNFLNDMDISYLHVFTYSERENTIAAQMEGAVPGAQRSDRSKMLHILSEKKRRAFYEAQLGKVGEVLFESDVKDGYMHGFSKNYVKVRSLYDPLLVNEIVPVKFVSITEQGEVDIEELPELLVHH; the protein is encoded by the coding sequence ATGAGTAAGAAAGTCGCATTTTATACCTTGGGTTGTAAGCTGAATTTTTCGGAGACGTCCTCTATTGGCCGGATCTTTAAAGATGCAGGTTACGAAACCACAGCTTTTAATAGCCCTGCCGATGTTTATGTCATCAATACCTGTTCGGTAACCGATCATGCCGATAAGAAATGTCGTAAGGTTGTAAAAGAAGCGTTGAAGCATTCTCCGAATGCTTATGTGACTATCGTGGGGTGTTATGCCCAGCTCAAGCCAAAGGAAATTGCGGAAATTCCTGGTGTGGATATGGTGTTGGGCGCAGCCGAGAAATTTAACATTATCGAGCATATCAACGATTTGACCAAAACAGAAAAGGCCGTTATCCACAATGCTCCTATTGACGAAACAAAACAGTTTGTTTCCGCCTTTTCAATTGGCGACCGCACGCGTACCTTTCTGAAAGTACAGGATGGTTGCGACTATTCTTGTACGTTTTGTACCATTCCGTTGGCACGTGGTGCCAGCCGTTCCGGAAAAATTGAAGATATTGTCCGCCAAGCGGAAGAAATTGCGGCATCCGGCGTGAAGGAAATCGTATTGACCGGTGTCAACATCGGCGATTTCGGTATTCGCGAAGGCAAGCGCCAGGATAAGTTCTTGGATCTAGTGAAAGCACTGGATAATGTGGAAGGCATAGATCGTATTCGTATATCTTCTATAGAACCCAATCTGTTAGCCAATGAAATAATAGAGTTTGTAGCCCAATCCAAGCGTTTTGTGCCCCATTTTCACATGCCCTTACAATCGGGTAATAACAAGGTCTTGGGGATGATGCGTCGCCGGTATAAAAGGGAACTATATACCGAGCGTGTGGCCAAGATAAAATCTTTAATGCCTGACTGCTGTATAGGTGTCGACGTGATTGTGGGCTTCCCCGGCGAGACTCGCGAAGACTTCATTGATACATACAACTTCCTGAACGACATGGATATCTCGTATTTGCATGTGTTTACCTACTCAGAGCGTGAAAATACTATTGCCGCCCAGATGGAAGGTGCAGTACCCGGGGCACAGCGTAGCGACCGTAGCAAGATGCTCCACATTTTATCCGAAAAGAAGCGCCGTGCTTTTTATGAAGCCCAACTTGGAAAAGTAGGCGAGGTGCTATTTGAAAGTGATGTGAAAGATGGATATATGCATGGTTTTTCGAAAAACTACGTAAAAGTTCGTTCCCTCTATGATCCTTTGCTCGTGAACGAGATTGTTCCTGTGAAATTTGTGTCAATAACCGAACAAGGAGAGGTTGACATCGAAGAACTTCCCGAACTCCTCGTTCATCACTAA
- a CDS encoding nucleoside permease codes for MSIKLRLTIMSFFQFFVWGAWLITIANYWFGTKQWDGTQFGAIFATMGIASLFMPTLMGIIADRWVNAEKLYSLMHFLYAATLFYLPQVDDPQLFFYIMLLAMCFYMPTLALSNSISYTALTTGQYDLVKAFPPIRVWGTIGFIAAMWLVNLTGSKATGHQFHIAGAAAFGLSLFAWTLPKCPPRNVNRENQSLIQTFGLEAFKLFANYKMALFFIFSMFLGGALQLTNAYGDVFLDEFKYYPKYADSFVIEYSTIIMSISQVSETLFILAIPFFLKRFGIKKVMLLSMFAWVLRFGLFAYGDPTTGLWMIVLSCIVYGMAFDFFNISGSLFVETSTNAHIRSSAQGLFMMMTNGFGAVLGSLLSGWIIDKYFTLHFSNISNLASYLETDSLNASLLGFVKERGFTVFQDGSLSGEVMLKDWHHIWLAFAGYTLVIAILFALFFKHKHDRKSL; via the coding sequence ATGTCCATAAAATTACGATTAACCATCATGAGCTTCTTTCAGTTTTTCGTGTGGGGAGCTTGGTTAATTACAATCGCGAACTATTGGTTTGGCACAAAGCAATGGGATGGCACGCAGTTTGGAGCCATATTTGCCACCATGGGTATTGCATCACTCTTTATGCCTACACTTATGGGCATCATCGCAGACCGATGGGTGAATGCAGAGAAGCTGTATAGTCTGATGCACTTTCTTTATGCGGCCACTTTATTCTACCTCCCACAGGTCGACGATCCGCAGCTTTTTTTCTATATCATGCTTTTGGCTATGTGTTTCTACATGCCTACGCTAGCATTATCCAACTCGATTTCGTACACGGCATTGACCACCGGTCAGTACGATTTGGTTAAGGCCTTCCCTCCCATCCGCGTATGGGGCACCATTGGTTTTATTGCAGCAATGTGGTTGGTCAATCTTACAGGAAGCAAAGCCACTGGGCATCAGTTTCACATTGCCGGTGCCGCCGCCTTTGGGTTAAGTTTATTCGCTTGGACACTTCCAAAGTGCCCACCAAGAAATGTGAATAGAGAAAATCAATCCTTGATACAAACCTTCGGTTTAGAGGCATTCAAGCTTTTTGCCAACTATAAGATGGCGCTGTTCTTTATTTTCTCCATGTTTTTGGGTGGAGCACTCCAACTGACGAATGCCTATGGCGACGTGTTCTTGGATGAATTTAAATACTATCCCAAATATGCAGACTCTTTTGTGATCGAATATTCCACGATCATTATGTCTATTTCCCAAGTTTCGGAAACCTTATTTATCCTAGCTATTCCTTTCTTTTTGAAACGCTTCGGCATCAAGAAAGTGATGTTACTATCGATGTTTGCTTGGGTACTGAGATTTGGACTATTCGCCTACGGCGATCCCACAACAGGCTTATGGATGATCGTTCTATCTTGTATCGTTTACGGTATGGCCTTCGATTTTTTCAATATCTCGGGGTCGCTATTTGTGGAAACCTCAACAAACGCACATATACGCAGTTCTGCACAAGGCCTGTTTATGATGATGACGAACGGATTTGGAGCTGTCTTAGGCAGTCTTTTATCGGGATGGATCATCGACAAATACTTTACCCTGCATTTTTCCAATATATCCAATCTTGCGAGTTACCTCGAAACCGATAGCCTAAATGCGAGCCTTCTAGGCTTTGTCAAGGAACGCGGTTTCACGGTCTTCCAAGATGGTTCACTCAGCGGTGAAGTAATGCTGAAGGATTGGCATCACATTTGGCTCGCATTTGCCGGCTATACGCTTGTTATCGCTATTTTATTCGCCTTGTTTTTCAAGCACAAACACGACAGGAAAAGCCTATAA
- a CDS encoding thymidylate synthase, with protein sequence MKQYIDLLKHVYENGVNKTDRTGTGTRSVFGYQMRFNLQEGFPLVTTKKLHLRSIIHELIWFLKGETNIKYLKDNGVSIWDEWADAEGNLGPVYGSQWRSWPTADGRHIDQIAQVIQQLKKSPDSRRIIVSAWNVAEIENMALPPCHAFFQFYVAPAEPEKGILKPRLSCQLYQRSADIFLGVPFNIASYALLTMMVAQVCDMEAGDFVHTLGDAHIYSNHFEQTELQLTREPKPLPTIKINPAVKDIFDFTFADFELEDYTFHPHIKAPVAV encoded by the coding sequence ATGAAACAATATATAGATTTACTTAAACACGTTTACGAAAACGGCGTAAATAAAACGGACAGAACAGGCACCGGAACACGCAGTGTATTTGGTTATCAGATGCGCTTCAATCTACAGGAGGGTTTTCCGCTTGTCACGACAAAAAAGCTTCACTTGCGCTCCATCATCCATGAACTCATTTGGTTTTTGAAGGGAGAAACAAATATTAAATACCTGAAGGATAATGGTGTGAGTATATGGGATGAGTGGGCTGATGCCGAGGGTAACCTTGGTCCAGTTTACGGTTCTCAATGGCGGTCGTGGCCAACAGCAGATGGACGCCACATTGACCAGATCGCACAGGTTATACAACAGCTTAAAAAATCACCCGATTCCAGACGGATAATCGTATCTGCATGGAACGTGGCCGAAATAGAAAATATGGCTCTACCTCCTTGTCATGCTTTTTTCCAGTTTTACGTTGCTCCGGCGGAGCCGGAGAAGGGTATACTCAAGCCGCGCTTGTCCTGCCAACTGTATCAACGCAGTGCCGATATTTTCTTGGGTGTGCCCTTTAACATCGCTTCCTACGCGCTGCTAACGATGATGGTCGCACAGGTTTGCGATATGGAAGCTGGTGACTTTGTACATACGTTGGGCGATGCACACATCTACAGCAACCACTTCGAACAAACAGAACTGCAATTAACCAGAGAACCGAAGCCCCTTCCCACGATTAAGATCAACCCGGCGGTGAAGGATATATTTGATTTTACATTTGCAGATTTTGAGCTGGAAGACTACACGTTTCATCCGCACATCAAAGCGCCGGTAGCTGTATAG
- a CDS encoding EamA family transporter, with product MEKIKGIIAVFVGAASFGILSTFVKKAYAKGFTLGEVTGVQALFGMILLWATLLLLYVGYRKYFKRYARKSSRWMILISGISTGAVSLLYYKCVQLVPASLAIVLLMQYIWIGQLIEFLVFKERPTRRNIVGIFVILLATVLATGLLEQDFHTLDMMGIFYGMLAASAYAIFIIVNGRVGNDHPPLQKSAFMVSGACLFIFILLQPFSLFHTDTLLEIGPYGLLLSVFGTVLPPVMFAYGMPKIGISLGSILSSVELPVAVCMSYFVLHETVSMLQFAGVVCILVVVVVLNMPKGSNSSTP from the coding sequence ATGGAAAAAATCAAAGGCATTATTGCCGTATTTGTTGGGGCAGCAAGTTTTGGCATACTATCAACTTTTGTGAAGAAAGCCTATGCCAAGGGCTTTACGTTGGGCGAGGTTACCGGTGTGCAGGCCCTATTCGGCATGATACTATTGTGGGCAACGTTATTGCTACTGTATGTCGGCTATCGTAAGTACTTCAAGCGATATGCCCGTAAAAGCAGTCGTTGGATGATCCTGATCAGCGGGATTTCAACCGGTGCGGTAAGTTTGCTGTATTATAAGTGCGTGCAGCTGGTTCCAGCATCTCTTGCCATTGTTTTACTGATGCAGTACATCTGGATTGGGCAGCTGATCGAATTTCTGGTGTTTAAAGAACGTCCGACACGAAGAAACATTGTTGGCATTTTTGTGATCCTGCTGGCCACTGTATTGGCGACCGGTTTATTGGAGCAAGATTTTCACACATTAGACATGATGGGGATCTTTTACGGCATGCTTGCCGCTAGTGCATACGCCATTTTTATCATTGTGAATGGGCGTGTAGGCAACGATCATCCGCCACTGCAGAAAAGTGCGTTCATGGTATCTGGTGCATGCCTCTTTATCTTTATCCTACTGCAGCCTTTTAGCTTATTTCATACAGACACCTTGCTGGAGATTGGACCTTATGGCCTGTTGCTGTCTGTTTTCGGAACGGTTCTTCCTCCAGTCATGTTCGCCTATGGCATGCCCAAAATCGGCATTTCCTTGGGCAGTATCTTAAGTTCGGTGGAATTGCCAGTTGCCGTTTGCATGTCCTATTTCGTCTTGCATGAAACGGTGTCAATGCTGCAATTTGCGGGTGTAGTGTGTATTTTAGTTGTAGTTGTTGTGCTGAATATGCCGAAGGGATCCAATAGTTCTACGCCGTAG
- a CDS encoding C40 family peptidase, translating into MHRYIFQFLYLVFIIVFLASCGARRKGSSAVRPRTEIGTSGKKIPTDASDARYKSLSGSKMENYADILGVSVRELDNKALYQFIDNWMGSPHRLGGTQKSGIDCSGFVGILYQEVYRKNLPRTSRDMGDNVKRKYEDKLKEGDLIFFSFGGRNIDHVGVYLHNNKFVHVSTRKGVIISDMKDSWYYKYFVRCGTPKI; encoded by the coding sequence ATGCATCGTTACATATTTCAGTTCCTGTATCTGGTTTTTATTATCGTATTTCTCGCTTCCTGTGGCGCTCGTCGGAAAGGTTCCTCCGCTGTTCGGCCGAGAACCGAAATCGGTACTTCTGGAAAAAAGATCCCCACAGATGCCAGCGACGCCCGATACAAATCATTGTCGGGATCCAAAATGGAGAACTACGCAGATATCCTCGGCGTTTCTGTTAGGGAGCTGGATAATAAGGCGCTCTACCAATTTATAGACAATTGGATGGGTAGCCCTCATCGTTTAGGCGGCACGCAGAAATCGGGCATTGATTGTTCGGGTTTTGTAGGGATACTCTATCAAGAGGTCTATCGGAAGAATCTTCCCCGCACATCTCGCGATATGGGGGACAACGTAAAACGTAAATATGAAGATAAATTGAAGGAGGGGGATCTTATTTTCTTTTCGTTTGGTGGTAGAAACATCGATCATGTCGGCGTCTATCTGCACAACAACAAATTTGTGCATGTGTCTACCCGTAAAGGTGTCATTATTTCGGACATGAAAGATAGTTGGTACTACAAATACTTCGTTCGTTGTGGAACGCCGAAAATCTAA
- a CDS encoding D-alanine--D-alanine ligase family protein, which translates to MKRKVALVTGGYTGEAEVSFKSSAFVHSQLDTERYEVYPITISVDSWFHVNDAGIKSLVNKEDFSLVINGHLLTFDIAFIILHGSPGEDGRLQGYFDMIGLPYTSCSALTSALTMNKGYTKAILADIPELFVAKSVLLFETDRETAAQQVQEQLKLPYFVKPNAGGSSIGMTKVKESSELTLALEKAFNAENTGQQVLIEEFVTGREFSQGIFRNSAGELVVLPATEVKTTREFFDFEAKYIPGLTEEITPADLSEEQQARAARILQAIYVRLNCRGMVRVDFFLQQETDHFYFIEINTIPGQTPQSFIPQQVRAFGMKEGDFYAELIEAALKSNN; encoded by the coding sequence ATGAAAAGAAAAGTAGCATTAGTGACCGGAGGTTATACCGGCGAAGCGGAAGTGTCTTTCAAAAGCTCCGCATTTGTACATTCCCAGTTGGATACGGAACGGTATGAAGTATATCCGATCACGATCAGCGTCGATAGCTGGTTTCACGTGAACGACGCCGGAATTAAATCGCTTGTGAATAAAGAGGATTTTTCACTCGTCATCAATGGACATCTTTTGACCTTTGATATCGCATTCATCATTCTTCATGGCAGCCCGGGAGAGGATGGCCGCTTACAGGGTTACTTTGATATGATTGGTCTTCCTTATACTTCCTGTAGTGCCTTAACTTCCGCGCTTACCATGAACAAGGGATACACGAAGGCAATCTTGGCAGATATCCCAGAATTATTCGTCGCAAAATCAGTGTTGCTATTTGAGACAGATCGTGAAACAGCAGCGCAGCAAGTGCAGGAACAGTTGAAGTTACCTTACTTTGTTAAGCCCAATGCCGGCGGTAGTAGCATAGGCATGACGAAGGTGAAAGAGTCGTCGGAATTGACGTTAGCGTTGGAAAAGGCTTTCAACGCCGAAAATACAGGTCAGCAAGTGCTGATCGAAGAGTTTGTTACCGGTCGTGAATTTTCGCAGGGTATCTTTCGAAACTCGGCGGGCGAGCTGGTGGTACTGCCGGCAACGGAAGTAAAAACGACACGCGAATTCTTTGATTTCGAAGCTAAATATATTCCCGGTTTGACCGAAGAGATAACTCCTGCGGATCTTTCTGAAGAGCAGCAGGCTAGAGCGGCGCGTATTCTCCAAGCGATCTATGTGCGCCTAAACTGCCGAGGGATGGTACGTGTCGATTTCTTTTTGCAACAAGAAACCGACCATTTCTACTTTATTGAAATAAATACTATCCCCGGACAGACACCGCAGAGTTTTATTCCACAGCAGGTTCGTGCGTTCGGGATGAAGGAAGGCGATTTCTATGCCGAGCTCATCGAGGCGGCATTGAAAAGCAATAACTAA
- a CDS encoding dihydrofolate reductase yields the protein MSNLKIILIVAAAENNAIGKDNQMLWHLPDDFKYFKNKTTAHSIVMGRKTYESMGKALPDRRNIVLTRNEDWSAEEVDVANSMNEVLTYCRDEREIYIIGGGHIYKQWLPQAQEVLLTRVHATFDADAYFPELPTAEWKKVKSERHEADERHQYEFTFETWERI from the coding sequence ATGAGCAACCTGAAGATAATATTAATTGTAGCCGCCGCCGAAAACAATGCGATTGGAAAAGACAACCAAATGTTATGGCATTTGCCGGATGACTTCAAGTACTTCAAAAATAAAACTACTGCCCACTCCATTGTGATGGGCAGAAAAACCTACGAATCGATGGGCAAAGCTTTGCCTGATAGAAGGAATATTGTGTTGACCCGGAACGAGGACTGGTCGGCCGAGGAGGTCGACGTAGCCAATTCCATGAACGAGGTGCTCACCTACTGCCGTGATGAACGGGAGATTTACATCATTGGCGGGGGCCATATTTACAAGCAGTGGCTGCCTCAGGCACAGGAAGTACTTTTAACACGTGTACATGCAACTTTTGATGCAGACGCCTATTTCCCCGAGCTACCGACAGCGGAATGGAAGAAGGTAAAAAGCGAACGGCATGAGGCTGACGAACGCCACCAATATGAATTTACGTTTGAAACCTGGGAACGTATCTAA
- a CDS encoding mechanosensitive ion channel family protein, producing MEKTNFINIPTLQKSFIYDWTHSKVEAIGLPDQAENSVTSAILLIATVILLLMADFITRRIIKTVFVKLIKRTAATWDDKLLDNKVLDHLSHLIPLFIAQQLLLAIFIGFPNFTAILIKCLSVIVTVVVFQLFSALLKTVRDILKTSKAFLDKPLDSYLQVAQIFLMFVSGTIIFSVVTGNSPWSFLVSLGAASAILMLVFKDTILGFVASIQVSANDSVRVGDWVEMAKYGADGDVIQINLNNVKVQNFDKTIVSIPTHTLLTDSFKNYRGMRQFGGRRIKRAINIKISSIRYLTEEEIQELSRIHLLAPYIDERQEEIAQYNDRMHADASMPVNGRRMTNIGLFRAYITRYIQNNPNVHQDRMLMVRQLAPTEHGLPLELYMFAASTEWTFYEDTMANIFDHLFAAIKYFDLEVFELPASDDLRSLLNEHMQKSEAIQQL from the coding sequence ATGGAAAAAACAAACTTCATTAACATCCCTACCCTACAAAAAAGCTTTATTTACGATTGGACACATAGCAAGGTCGAAGCCATAGGCCTACCCGATCAAGCGGAAAACAGCGTCACCTCAGCTATCTTATTGATTGCTACCGTCATCCTGCTGCTAATGGCCGACTTTATCACGCGTAGAATTATTAAAACAGTATTTGTCAAGCTCATCAAAAGAACAGCAGCCACTTGGGATGACAAATTACTGGACAATAAAGTGTTGGATCACTTAAGTCATTTAATACCACTTTTTATTGCGCAACAACTACTTCTAGCAATCTTCATTGGTTTTCCAAATTTCACGGCGATACTCATCAAATGTCTTTCGGTGATCGTCACGGTCGTCGTCTTTCAGCTGTTCAGCGCGCTGCTGAAGACAGTAAGGGACATCTTAAAAACGTCCAAGGCCTTTCTTGACAAGCCACTAGACAGTTACCTACAGGTGGCTCAGATATTCCTGATGTTTGTCAGCGGCACCATTATTTTCTCCGTCGTGACTGGAAATTCGCCCTGGTCGTTCTTGGTTTCTTTGGGCGCGGCATCAGCCATTTTGATGTTGGTATTTAAAGACACCATATTGGGATTTGTCGCCAGCATACAAGTCTCGGCCAATGATTCGGTGCGTGTAGGCGATTGGGTAGAAATGGCTAAATATGGTGCAGATGGTGATGTCATCCAGATAAACCTGAACAATGTGAAGGTCCAAAACTTCGACAAAACAATTGTATCCATACCGACCCACACCTTGCTCACGGATTCGTTTAAGAATTACCGAGGTATGCGACAATTCGGAGGGCGAAGGATTAAGCGCGCGATAAACATCAAGATTTCATCGATAAGATACCTGACTGAAGAAGAAATACAGGAACTAAGCCGAATACATTTGCTAGCGCCTTATATTGACGAGCGGCAAGAAGAGATAGCTCAATATAACGACAGGATGCATGCAGACGCCTCCATGCCCGTAAACGGAAGGAGAATGACAAACATTGGCTTGTTCAGGGCTTATATTACACGTTACATACAAAACAATCCAAATGTGCATCAAGACCGCATGCTCATGGTTAGACAATTGGCTCCCACCGAACACGGTCTTCCTTTAGAACTCTATATGTTTGCAGCAAGCACCGAATGGACTTTCTACGAAGACACTATGGCGAATATATTCGACCATCTTTTTGCTGCAATTAAATACTTTGATCTCGAGGTTTTTGAGTTGCCTGCGTCAGACGACTTACGCAGCTTACTCAACGAACATATGCAAAAATCTGAGGCCATCCAGCAGCTGTAG
- a CDS encoding calcineurin-like phosphoesterase family protein, translating to MKNICWALLACALSGTAMAQEVARGVVYVDANANGVRGKKEIGLAGVSVSNGIQVVQTDAKGNYQLPVQDDNVIFVIKPSGYKLPLDEVNHSKFYHLHKPKGSPSLQFAGVAPTGKLPKSIDFGLQAVEEPTTFSAFVFGDPQAYDEAEMEYFKKAVVDEAKERKGPLFGISLGDLVGNDLSLHPSYRKTISQMGLPWYNVIGNHDLNFDVKSDSLSDESFERLFGPANYSFNVGNTHFIVLDDVLYPHPTTGKGYQGGFRKEQLDFVANDLRFVPKEKLVVLAFHIPLNPDNEAWFRNDDRQRLFDLLQDYPNTLSLSAHTHFQQQNFYSDVHGWKGQKPHHEYNVGTTSGDWYSGQLNAQGVPVSTMRDGTPKGYAILHIDNNTYTFDYKVVGKDDKHSIGLFGPAVVAEKYVKRHALYANFYIGAKNDQLRYNVDGGKWKEMERVDDYDPAYTQDVLAFDGAEELIEGRRPSDVVASTHLWKIKLPKLPVGKHTLTVEAKDIFGRLHTAKKDITVVE from the coding sequence ATGAAGAATATCTGTTGGGCACTATTGGCGTGTGCTCTATCTGGAACGGCCATGGCACAGGAAGTAGCCCGTGGCGTAGTCTATGTCGATGCGAATGCAAATGGCGTACGTGGCAAAAAGGAAATCGGTCTAGCCGGCGTAAGTGTCAGCAATGGCATCCAGGTCGTCCAAACCGATGCAAAAGGAAATTATCAATTGCCGGTTCAGGACGATAATGTCATCTTCGTGATCAAACCTTCAGGCTATAAACTGCCTTTGGATGAAGTGAACCATTCTAAATTCTACCACCTCCACAAGCCAAAAGGATCACCATCATTGCAGTTTGCTGGCGTTGCACCAACGGGCAAATTGCCGAAATCTATCGACTTCGGCCTGCAGGCGGTTGAAGAACCTACCACATTCTCTGCTTTCGTATTTGGCGACCCACAGGCCTATGATGAAGCCGAGATGGAGTACTTTAAAAAAGCAGTGGTGGATGAAGCGAAGGAAAGAAAAGGCCCTTTGTTTGGTATTAGCCTAGGCGACCTTGTCGGCAATGACTTGAGCTTGCATCCCAGCTATAGAAAGACAATCAGCCAAATGGGACTTCCCTGGTACAACGTAATAGGAAATCACGATCTTAATTTCGATGTTAAAAGTGACTCCTTATCGGATGAATCTTTTGAAAGACTTTTCGGTCCCGCAAATTATTCGTTCAATGTTGGCAACACCCATTTTATCGTGTTAGATGATGTGCTGTATCCGCACCCTACAACCGGGAAAGGCTATCAAGGTGGATTCCGCAAGGAACAATTGGATTTCGTGGCGAATGATCTGCGGTTTGTTCCTAAAGAAAAGCTTGTCGTGTTAGCTTTCCATATTCCCCTCAATCCCGATAATGAAGCATGGTTTAGAAACGACGATAGACAGCGTCTGTTTGATCTATTGCAAGATTATCCGAATACTTTGTCGCTGTCCGCACATACCCATTTTCAACAACAGAATTTTTACAGCGATGTTCACGGATGGAAAGGACAAAAGCCACATCATGAATACAATGTTGGCACAACATCGGGAGACTGGTATTCGGGACAATTGAATGCACAAGGTGTTCCCGTATCCACCATGCGCGACGGAACCCCAAAAGGCTACGCTATCTTGCATATTGATAACAATACGTATACGTTTGACTACAAGGTTGTGGGAAAAGACGATAAACATAGTATAGGCCTATTTGGGCCAGCTGTTGTGGCAGAGAAATACGTGAAGCGCCACGCACTATATGCTAATTTCTACATTGGAGCTAAAAACGATCAGCTGCGGTACAATGTAGATGGCGGCAAATGGAAAGAAATGGAACGCGTGGACGACTATGATCCGGCATACACGCAAGATGTACTCGCTTTTGACGGTGCCGAAGAACTGATCGAAGGCAGAAGACCCTCTGATGTAGTGGCGTCAACGCACCTTTGGAAAATTAAGCTTCCTAAGCTGCCTGTTGGCAAGCATACGCTTACGGTAGAAGCCAAAGATATATTTGGCCGTTTGCATACAGCAAAGAAAGATATAACCGTAGTGGAGTAA